One Sulfurimonas crateris genomic window carries:
- a CDS encoding efflux RND transporter periplasmic adaptor subunit: MIKILFGVLFSLLSLNAQDVYANFFVEPLKDAALAFHAGGIVKEVRAEVSSSVKKGDLLAVLANDDIKALLDVAKAELANAEVEYKYAARDYERQQKVRHLIDEARFDIYALAYEKSKTALELAKANLTYREALYKKSMLYAPFEGVVYEKSVEIGDVVTEMAPKVVLKLQSRVERKLVLEFDQKYWQDVKIGQSFRYKVDGDEKEHRGVITKLYPHVDKQSRKLHAEVEVKGFAAGLFGDGYIETKK, encoded by the coding sequence GTGATTAAGATATTATTTGGTGTGCTTTTTAGCCTCTTAAGCCTCAATGCACAGGATGTTTATGCAAACTTTTTCGTAGAGCCTCTTAAAGATGCGGCTTTGGCGTTTCATGCAGGCGGAATTGTAAAAGAGGTGCGTGCAGAGGTCTCTAGCAGCGTAAAAAAGGGAGATCTGCTTGCAGTGCTTGCTAATGACGATATAAAAGCGCTCTTGGATGTTGCAAAAGCAGAGTTGGCAAATGCAGAGGTTGAGTATAAGTATGCCGCAAGAGATTATGAGAGACAACAAAAAGTCCGCCATCTCATAGATGAGGCAAGGTTTGATATCTACGCTCTTGCCTATGAGAAGTCAAAAACAGCGCTTGAACTTGCAAAAGCAAACCTCACATACAGAGAGGCACTCTATAAAAAGAGTATGCTTTACGCTCCGTTTGAGGGTGTTGTATATGAAAAGAGCGTAGAGATCGGGGATGTCGTAACCGAGATGGCGCCAAAGGTCGTTTTAAAACTGCAAAGCAGAGTGGAGAGAAAGCTTGTTTTGGAGTTTGACCAGAAGTATTGGCAGGATGTAAAGATAGGACAGAGCTTTAGATACAAGGTTGACGGGGATGAGAAAGAGCATAGAGGCGTCATTACAAAACTCTACCCGCATGTGGACAAGCAGAGTAGAAAACTGCACGCAGAAGTTGAGGTAAAGGGTTTTGCCGCAGGACTCTTTGGGGATGGTTATATTGAGACCAAAAAGTAG
- a CDS encoding TolC family protein, translated as MIKLLFLMLPFLAAAESLQSILEYAYQNNNNIKSSKYIKESKLQEVESKKSGYLPTVDIGASYTNTSDRTVFQIKDVYAGYAKAEFDIYDGGARSALVQKAKDEFSSSLHDEESLKQELSLEIVGDFYTILTLQASLRAKEDAKKSLHEQLERVKQFRGAGLATEDDVERLRASYERALYEIESLSYELLERKSSLELKVGREIESFDDSHFKEVDISDIETKDAIKSLIYKERALKNSADAIESIYYPNIKAEDTYTVYEYGDIAEDHFAKIDRQNVFMLTLNMRIFDYSATKEQRDSLLLNAKALNEKIKYMSKEQKLRYGLSKERIKSAKVKIKSAKSSLVAASSAFKTINEKYSAGLVDYVIYLDALSAKTDATSLYESSLNDLQVAYAAYYFYSGRNLEEFIQ; from the coding sequence ATGATAAAACTCCTCTTTTTGATGCTGCCCTTTCTTGCGGCGGCAGAGAGCCTGCAATCTATTTTAGAGTATGCTTATCAAAATAACAACAATATAAAATCTTCAAAATATATAAAAGAATCAAAACTCCAAGAAGTCGAATCAAAAAAGAGCGGCTATCTTCCTACCGTAGATATCGGTGCCTCCTACACAAACACAAGCGACAGAACAGTTTTTCAGATAAAAGATGTCTATGCAGGATACGCCAAAGCAGAGTTTGATATTTATGACGGCGGAGCAAGATCAGCACTAGTGCAAAAAGCAAAAGATGAGTTCTCTTCAAGCTTGCATGATGAAGAGAGCCTAAAACAAGAGCTCTCTTTGGAGATAGTCGGAGATTTTTACACCATTTTAACTTTACAAGCGAGCCTCAGAGCAAAAGAGGACGCTAAAAAATCTCTGCATGAACAGCTTGAGAGAGTGAAACAGTTTCGAGGCGCGGGACTGGCTACAGAGGATGACGTAGAGAGGCTCAGAGCATCTTATGAGAGAGCTCTTTATGAGATAGAGTCGCTCAGCTACGAGCTCCTTGAGCGTAAAAGCTCTCTGGAGCTTAAAGTCGGCAGAGAGATAGAGAGTTTTGATGATTCCCACTTTAAAGAGGTGGATATTAGCGACATTGAGACCAAAGATGCCATAAAGTCGCTTATCTATAAAGAGAGAGCTCTTAAAAATAGCGCAGATGCTATCGAGAGCATCTACTATCCAAATATAAAAGCGGAGGATACCTACACGGTTTATGAGTATGGAGATATAGCCGAGGATCACTTTGCAAAGATTGATAGACAAAATGTATTTATGCTTACTCTGAATATGAGAATCTTTGACTATAGCGCTACAAAAGAGCAAAGAGATTCTCTGCTTCTAAATGCAAAGGCTCTGAATGAGAAGATAAAATATATGTCAAAAGAGCAGAAGCTTCGTTATGGGCTCTCAAAAGAGAGAATCAAGAGCGCAAAAGTGAAGATAAAGAGCGCAAAAAGTTCCTTGGTCGCTGCATCAAGCGCATTTAAGACCATAAACGAGAAGTACAGTGCGGGTTTGGTGGATTATGTTATCTATCTGGACGCACTAAGTGCTAAAACAGATGCTACCTCTCTTTATGAGAGTTCATTAAATGATCTGCAGGTAGCATATGCCGCGTACTACTTCTACAGCGGCAGAAATTTAGAGGAGTTTATACAGTGA
- a CDS encoding RidA family protein produces MKFVQTNKAPSAIGPYSQAVVANGMVFTSGQIALTPEGVMLENDVVIQTKQVLKNLQAVLEEAGASMQSVIKTTIFLDSMDDFVTVNEIYAQAFGSHKPARSTVAVRTLPKNALVEIDAVALVQ; encoded by the coding sequence ATGAAATTCGTACAAACAAACAAGGCGCCATCGGCAATAGGTCCATACTCTCAAGCTGTAGTAGCAAACGGTATGGTTTTTACATCGGGGCAGATTGCGCTTACTCCTGAGGGAGTTATGCTTGAAAATGATGTGGTTATTCAGACAAAACAGGTACTGAAAAATCTTCAGGCAGTTTTAGAAGAGGCTGGAGCTTCAATGCAGAGTGTCATTAAAACGACTATATTTTTAGACTCAATGGATGATTTTGTAACGGTCAATGAGATATATGCCCAGGCTTTTGGTTCTCACAAACCTGCCCGTTCAACTGTCGCAGTTAGGACGCTTCCAAAAAATGCACTTGTAGAGATCGATGCAGTAGCGCTGGTACAATGA
- a CDS encoding thioredoxin family protein, whose amino-acid sequence MRYLLLVMLFVFNLSAFDWPSDYDEALAEAKKEKKDIYLFIGSEYCRYCEKFEKEVLSQDEVIQRLKKSYVLIYLSRDIDDIPSHLETTPVPRHYFLTKDGKVILTTIGGRSVEGFYELLDEVKEAKEF is encoded by the coding sequence ATGAGATATTTACTTTTAGTGATGCTGTTTGTCTTTAATCTTAGTGCTTTTGATTGGCCGAGTGATTACGATGAAGCATTGGCAGAGGCAAAAAAGGAGAAGAAAGATATCTATCTTTTTATAGGTTCTGAGTATTGCAGATATTGCGAAAAGTTTGAAAAAGAGGTTCTATCTCAAGATGAGGTGATACAGAGGCTTAAAAAGAGTTACGTACTTATCTATCTCTCAAGAGACATAGACGATATTCCTTCTCACCTTGAGACAACCCCTGTTCCAAGACATTACTTTTTGACAAAAGATGGCAAAGTGATCCTGACGACTATCGGCGGCAGAAGCGTTGAGGGCTTTTATGAACTCTTGGATGAAGTAAAAGAGGCAAAAGAGTTTTAA
- the dapE gene encoding succinyl-diaminopimelate desuccinylase, which translates to MKTLELFKYMVEQKSETPDDGGLLDFIESYLDDFKAVRVDVEGVKNLFIYKKFSEGEHLCFAGHVDVVPVGNGWNTNPYEAVEKDGYIYGRGTQDMKSGVAAFVQALKETKDFKGTLSALLTSDEEGEGTYGTIEVLKYLKENSMLPDAAVVAEPTCEVEFGDAIKVGRRGSINGYITIKGKQGHAAYPEKSINPIDLIAPRLSNMAGMDLDNGDEFFAPSKFVITDIRAGMQVTNVTPNELKLMFNVRNTTLTSQKEVREFVAKNLEGVDYELKLTQGSYPFKTDTDTKLVRNIDGAVEKVTGIKPKHSTAGGTSDARHMAPMGIDVVEFGVINDTIHAVNERTTAKEVESLYEVFKNLIDTWE; encoded by the coding sequence ATGAAAACATTAGAACTTTTTAAATACATGGTAGAACAAAAGAGTGAGACGCCTGATGACGGCGGGCTTTTGGATTTTATTGAGAGTTATTTAGACGATTTTAAAGCTGTGCGTGTAGATGTAGAGGGCGTTAAAAACCTCTTTATTTATAAAAAATTTAGTGAGGGTGAACATCTCTGTTTTGCAGGACATGTAGATGTAGTTCCTGTGGGGAACGGTTGGAATACAAACCCCTATGAAGCCGTAGAAAAGGACGGTTACATATACGGACGCGGCACTCAGGATATGAAAAGCGGTGTTGCTGCATTTGTTCAAGCCCTAAAAGAGACAAAAGATTTCAAAGGAACACTCTCTGCACTTTTAACCTCAGATGAAGAGGGCGAGGGAACTTACGGAACGATAGAGGTCTTAAAATACCTAAAAGAGAACTCTATGCTTCCAGATGCCGCAGTCGTAGCTGAGCCTACATGCGAGGTAGAGTTCGGCGATGCTATTAAAGTCGGCCGCAGAGGCTCAATAAACGGATATATAACCATAAAGGGCAAGCAGGGACATGCTGCCTATCCTGAGAAATCTATAAACCCGATAGACCTTATTGCTCCAAGACTCTCAAATATGGCTGGAATGGATCTGGACAACGGAGATGAGTTCTTTGCACCGAGCAAATTTGTCATCACAGACATACGTGCGGGTATGCAGGTGACAAACGTGACTCCAAATGAGCTCAAATTGATGTTTAATGTAAGAAATACAACGCTTACATCGCAAAAAGAGGTGAGAGAGTTTGTGGCTAAAAATCTTGAGGGGGTGGATTATGAGCTGAAACTCACTCAAGGCTCATACCCATTTAAAACAGATACAGATACAAAGCTTGTAAGAAATATAGATGGCGCAGTAGAAAAAGTAACGGGCATTAAACCCAAGCACTCCACAGCAGGCGGAACTTCAGATGCAAGGCACATGGCTCCGATGGGAATCGACGTTGTAGAGTTTGGTGTAATAAATGATACAATTCATGCAGTAAATGAAAGAACGACGGCAAAAGAGGTCGAGTCTCTTTATGAAGTTTTTAAAAATTTAATAGATACGTGGGAGTAA
- a CDS encoding MutS-related protein: protein MFASEINSILNNKEKLLTQVYFELQRYFEEKYGRDTVVFMEIGTFFEVYEINNDEEQVGKAKEIAELLNIQLTKKNKNIIENSDKNPLLAGVPAVSFERYLSRLISEQKYTVVVIKQKGNPPKISRYVSQIVSPGTNFDYIIDNDDNYIASILIDKHKGIYTVGYSAIDVTTGKTWLYESHGTSEDPSYALDELFNLLNTYRTSEVVVTFLDGVDDQRRVMHYLEIPEHYNYSVNNKREKIEFQNKLFREVYQIQSLLSAIEHLDLERSPMITESLAILIDFVIEHDIHIIQKLDYPKIIDNRRFMYLGNSALEQMGVISRDKKEFTLLKMLDKSATAIGRRLLKERLLNPIMEREELERRYDLIEKVSSHTRYLDEIMRGVYDLERLSRRLDLGKLHPFEMNHIYDSMLSVKELIRYAKKHKIQKIPFHESEVDEFLRDIAKSIDLDVSRRFTNATVDENFLMSGVDETIDTLVKENRTFFKAFEEIVSKIELMLEDANALSSSKLVTLGFLEKEGYYISLSKNRFSMIESEFKRSEDFKDFAVKKLTNNVKITSSFTDDISDTIMKNRRKIITLAKERFIQLQGVYERRYSLLFDRVINYVADLDVGVSSSKAAEMYKHSRPMIVDVEADENFMQIMQLRHPLIEIQENSGIYVPNDIVMGERSYMDLPHPTTVMLDSTLHDGHQINGVLLYGINSSGKSSLMKSIGLATLMAQAGFFVSASVMKFSLFDSLFTRIVSRDNLAKGLSTFAVEMLELKNIFNRATVRSLILGDEISHGTETLSGVAIVSSAIIKLSSLRSIFLFATHLHQLSTMQEIRALKNVVDLHLSVEYDEMSDKLIFNRVLQAGSGSSIYGLEFAKSLHMDSEFLDTANRIRKRLAKDFDELELLVKKKTSKYNKELYVTKCIICGAMADDVHHINHKSLADAKGFIDHFHKDSKHNLVPLCKEHHKAIHEGKIKVEGFVMTSNGLELKYEEQLRKKSEQKDTEPEINKTKENANPKGFALDDWD from the coding sequence ATGTTTGCATCTGAGATAAACTCTATTTTAAACAACAAAGAGAAGCTTCTTACTCAAGTATATTTTGAGCTGCAGAGGTATTTTGAAGAGAAGTACGGGCGAGATACCGTTGTTTTTATGGAGATAGGGACCTTCTTTGAAGTTTATGAGATAAACAACGACGAAGAGCAGGTCGGAAAAGCAAAAGAGATCGCCGAACTCTTAAATATCCAGTTGACCAAAAAAAATAAAAACATCATTGAAAATAGCGATAAAAACCCTCTCTTAGCAGGAGTTCCTGCTGTCTCTTTTGAGAGATACCTAAGCCGTCTTATTTCGGAGCAGAAATACACCGTAGTAGTTATAAAGCAGAAGGGAAATCCTCCAAAAATAAGCCGATATGTCTCACAGATAGTCTCTCCGGGAACAAATTTTGACTACATCATCGACAATGACGATAACTATATAGCATCAATTTTGATTGACAAACATAAAGGCATATATACAGTAGGCTACAGCGCGATCGACGTAACTACAGGAAAAACATGGTTATATGAGAGTCACGGAACAAGCGAAGACCCCTCTTATGCATTAGATGAGCTATTTAATCTGCTAAACACCTACCGCACTTCAGAAGTTGTTGTGACATTTTTGGACGGAGTCGATGACCAGCGCCGTGTCATGCACTATCTTGAAATTCCCGAGCATTACAACTACAGCGTAAACAACAAAAGAGAAAAAATCGAGTTTCAAAACAAGCTTTTTCGCGAGGTATATCAAATTCAATCTCTACTATCTGCCATAGAGCATCTAGACCTTGAGAGAAGTCCGATGATTACCGAGTCGCTCGCGATACTTATTGACTTTGTGATCGAACACGACATCCACATCATTCAGAAACTGGATTATCCAAAAATAATAGACAACCGCCGTTTTATGTACCTTGGAAACAGCGCGCTTGAACAGATGGGCGTTATCTCAAGAGATAAAAAAGAGTTCACTCTTTTAAAGATGCTTGATAAGAGTGCAACGGCAATAGGGCGAAGACTTCTAAAAGAGAGACTCTTAAACCCTATTATGGAGAGGGAGGAGCTTGAGAGAAGATACGACTTAATAGAGAAGGTCTCATCACATACAAGATATCTTGATGAGATAATGCGCGGAGTTTATGATCTTGAGAGACTCTCACGCAGACTCGATCTTGGCAAGTTGCACCCTTTTGAGATGAACCACATCTACGACTCGATGCTGAGTGTCAAAGAGCTGATACGATATGCCAAAAAACATAAGATACAAAAGATACCCTTTCACGAAAGCGAAGTCGATGAGTTTTTAAGAGATATTGCCAAGAGCATAGATCTGGATGTATCCCGCCGTTTTACAAATGCAACGGTAGATGAGAACTTCTTAATGAGTGGTGTCGATGAGACGATCGACACTTTGGTAAAAGAGAACAGAACCTTTTTTAAGGCATTTGAAGAGATCGTCTCAAAGATCGAGCTTATGCTTGAGGATGCCAATGCACTAAGCAGCTCAAAATTGGTCACTTTAGGCTTTTTAGAAAAAGAGGGCTACTATATCTCTCTTAGCAAAAACAGATTTTCGATGATAGAGTCTGAGTTTAAAAGATCTGAGGATTTTAAAGATTTTGCGGTTAAAAAACTGACAAACAACGTAAAGATAACATCCAGCTTCACCGATGACATCTCAGATACTATTATGAAAAACCGCCGCAAAATAATCACTCTTGCAAAAGAGAGATTTATTCAGCTTCAAGGTGTTTATGAGAGAAGATACTCTCTTCTTTTTGATAGGGTGATAAACTATGTCGCCGACTTGGATGTAGGTGTCAGCTCATCAAAAGCAGCCGAGATGTACAAACACTCAAGACCTATGATAGTGGATGTAGAAGCGGATGAAAATTTTATGCAGATAATGCAGCTTCGCCACCCGCTTATAGAGATACAGGAGAATAGCGGTATCTATGTTCCAAACGACATAGTTATGGGGGAGCGCTCATACATGGATCTTCCCCACCCGACAACCGTGATGCTCGACTCTACGCTCCATGACGGTCATCAGATCAACGGAGTCTTGCTCTACGGCATAAACTCAAGCGGAAAATCTTCACTAATGAAGAGTATCGGACTTGCAACACTTATGGCTCAGGCAGGTTTTTTTGTAAGTGCATCTGTTATGAAGTTCTCACTTTTTGATTCTCTCTTTACAAGGATCGTATCAAGAGACAACCTTGCAAAAGGGCTCTCAACTTTTGCCGTTGAGATGCTGGAGCTTAAAAATATTTTTAACCGTGCAACCGTGCGCTCACTGATCCTTGGAGATGAGATAAGCCACGGAACAGAGACGCTCTCAGGCGTTGCCATAGTCTCAAGCGCCATCATCAAGCTCTCATCTCTGCGCTCTATATTTCTTTTTGCCACACATCTTCATCAGCTCTCAACCATGCAGGAGATAAGAGCGCTTAAAAACGTCGTAGATCTGCACCTTAGCGTAGAGTATGATGAGATGTCAGATAAGCTTATATTTAACAGAGTCCTTCAAGCAGGAAGCGGAAGCAGTATATACGGGCTGGAGTTCGCAAAGTCTCTTCATATGGACAGCGAATTTTTAGATACGGCAAACAGGATCAGAAAAAGACTTGCAAAGGATTTTGACGAGTTAGAACTTCTTGTTAAGAAAAAAACGAGCAAATACAACAAAGAGCTCTATGTGACCAAATGTATTATATGCGGTGCAATGGCAGATGACGTACATCATATAAACCATAAATCATTGGCAGATGCAAAAGGCTTTATTGATCACTTTCACAAGGACTCTAAGCATAATCTTGTTCCGCTGTGTAAAGAGCACCATAAAGCGATACATGAGGGTAAGATCAAAGTAGAGGGTTTTGTGATGACAAGCAACGGTTTAGAGTTGAAGTATGAGGAGCAGCTGCGCAAAAAAAGTGAGCAAAAGGATACCGAACCGGAGATAAACAAGACAAAAGAGAATGCAAATCCAAAAGGATTCGCTTTGGATGATTGGGATTAG